In one window of Opitutus sp. GAS368 DNA:
- a CDS encoding ABC transporter permease, with translation MKLQAILAVYVKELREAVRDRRTLISVIVIPTVAIPLMFFFVGKAMSRAFSQAQEELPTVMIVGGEDSPGIVATLKSARHPDRDRPLARIVPLGDYTQQITNKQLSVAVEIPAGFEAALQAGGAQKVRLDYFEGEIKSGIAAADLEKFFNEYRRKLVEKRLTDRGLSPTVMTPFTVERKNVAPQQRVDGAKFGGFIPYLIIILCFTGAMYPAMDTTAGEKERGTMETLLCSPVPRLNLVLGKFLLVLTGSLTAIVCSLTSMAVMGVVAGTVFGGGGGPVAAKASTTFTMMPAIDPLGMFGVMAMVLPVAMLFAAVALTISLFAKSMKEAQSYLAPMMFVVVMPAILGLMPGIELTARTALIPIFNLSLVCKEMLSGVWHWNYIALIFGSSALYAGLAFALCVRMFNRESVMFRA, from the coding sequence ATGAAACTCCAAGCCATTCTCGCCGTTTATGTGAAGGAACTTCGCGAGGCCGTCCGCGACCGCCGCACGCTCATTTCCGTCATCGTCATCCCAACGGTCGCCATTCCGCTGATGTTCTTCTTCGTCGGCAAGGCGATGTCCCGCGCGTTTTCCCAGGCGCAGGAAGAACTCCCCACCGTGATGATTGTCGGCGGGGAAGACTCGCCCGGCATCGTGGCGACGCTCAAGTCCGCGCGCCATCCCGATCGCGACCGTCCGCTGGCGCGCATCGTGCCGCTGGGTGACTACACCCAGCAGATCACCAACAAGCAGCTCAGCGTGGCCGTGGAGATTCCCGCCGGATTCGAGGCGGCGCTGCAGGCCGGCGGCGCGCAGAAGGTCCGCCTCGACTACTTCGAGGGCGAGATCAAGTCGGGCATCGCCGCGGCCGACCTCGAGAAGTTCTTCAACGAATACCGACGGAAACTGGTGGAAAAGCGGCTGACCGACCGCGGTCTGTCGCCGACGGTGATGACGCCGTTTACGGTCGAGCGCAAGAACGTCGCCCCGCAGCAGCGCGTCGACGGCGCGAAGTTCGGCGGTTTCATTCCCTACCTGATCATCATCCTGTGCTTCACGGGCGCGATGTATCCGGCGATGGACACGACCGCCGGGGAGAAGGAGAGAGGCACGATGGAAACGCTGCTGTGCAGCCCCGTGCCGCGGCTCAACCTCGTGCTCGGAAAGTTCCTGCTCGTCCTCACGGGCTCGCTGACGGCGATTGTGTGCTCGCTGACTTCGATGGCCGTGATGGGCGTCGTCGCCGGCACCGTGTTTGGTGGCGGGGGCGGCCCGGTTGCGGCGAAGGCCTCGACCACCTTCACGATGATGCCCGCGATCGACCCACTCGGCATGTTTGGCGTGATGGCGATGGTGCTGCCGGTAGCGATGCTGTTCGCCGCGGTTGCGCTGACCATTTCACTTTTTGCCAAGAGCATGAAGGAGGCGCAAAGCTACCTCGCGCCGATGATGTTTGTCGTGGTTATGCCTGCAATCCTGGGACTGATGCCCGGCATCGAGCTCACTGCGCGCACGGCGTTGATCCCCATCTTCAACCTTTCCCTCGTCTGCAAGGAAATGCTCTCGGGTGTTTGGCACTGGAACTACATCGCCTTGATCTTCGGCTCGAGCGCCCTCTACGCAGGTCTCGCATTCGCGCTTTGCGTGCGAATGTTCAATCGCGAGAGCGTGATGTTCCGGGCCTGA
- a CDS encoding ABC-F family ATP-binding cassette domain-containing protein, protein MLTIADVAKSYGTRELFSEVSLFVARTDRFGLVGPNGAGKSTLFNLILGEEQADEGTIEWERGADFGYLPQESAPVRDESILAIATSGKKLVPENDDDYDIDWTLEPRAKKILAGLGFRETDHDKPAKSFSGGWVMRAHLARLLVSEPALLMLDEPTNHLDLEALLWFQDYLTRYPGGLVIISHDREFLNSLCNGILELRSGTLNKYTGNYDDYLNEKDARKEQQAAQFKNQQREIAHLQKFVDRFGAKASMASRAKSKEKQIERLKDVAVEEPWEDLKKINFRFPQPPRSGLKVVNLKNVRQAYGDHVVYTDLNFEAERAQKIVLVGPNGAGKSTLLKILAGVVPIQGGEINLGSNVVPGYFAQNRADNLKLDLTVFENVMELRTNENQLTEQQARAVLGGFLFRKDDVHKKVSVLSGGEKSRLALARLLVNPPNLLLMDEPTTHLDIPSIDALVNALKSYEGTFIFISHDVYFIRALAQTVLHVHSGRLTPYAGNYDYYLEKSKAGNARAALTAGFTDARPVQKTEVRGQKSAEPKASKPNPAEIKKLRTEVGHLEEKVAQLETKQNELTSELEAPETYASPGKAQHLNRELSVIVDQLQAATSAWETAAARLAELEKA, encoded by the coding sequence ATGCTGACCATTGCAGATGTCGCCAAGTCCTACGGCACCCGGGAACTCTTCTCCGAGGTGTCGCTCTTCGTCGCGCGCACCGACCGCTTCGGCCTGGTCGGGCCCAACGGCGCGGGCAAATCCACCCTTTTCAACCTCATCCTCGGCGAGGAGCAGGCCGACGAGGGCACCATCGAGTGGGAGCGCGGCGCCGACTTCGGCTACCTGCCCCAGGAGAGCGCCCCGGTGCGCGACGAGAGCATCCTCGCCATCGCCACCAGCGGCAAGAAGCTCGTCCCGGAAAACGACGACGATTACGACATCGACTGGACGCTCGAGCCGCGCGCCAAGAAGATCCTCGCGGGCCTCGGTTTCCGCGAGACCGACCACGACAAGCCCGCCAAGTCCTTCTCCGGCGGCTGGGTCATGCGCGCCCATCTCGCCCGCCTCCTCGTCAGCGAGCCCGCCCTGCTCATGCTCGACGAGCCGACCAACCACCTCGATCTCGAGGCGCTGCTCTGGTTCCAGGACTACCTGACGCGCTATCCCGGCGGCCTGGTCATCATCTCCCACGACCGCGAGTTCCTGAACTCGCTCTGCAACGGCATCCTCGAGCTGCGCAGCGGCACGCTCAACAAATATACCGGGAATTACGACGACTACCTGAACGAGAAGGACGCCCGCAAGGAGCAGCAGGCCGCGCAATTCAAGAACCAGCAGCGCGAGATCGCCCACCTCCAGAAGTTCGTCGACCGCTTCGGGGCCAAGGCCTCGATGGCCTCCCGCGCCAAATCCAAGGAGAAGCAGATCGAGCGCCTCAAGGATGTCGCCGTCGAGGAGCCCTGGGAGGACCTCAAGAAGATCAATTTCCGCTTTCCCCAGCCGCCGCGCTCCGGGCTCAAGGTCGTCAATCTCAAGAACGTCCGGCAGGCCTACGGCGACCACGTGGTCTACACCGACCTGAACTTCGAGGCCGAGCGCGCGCAGAAGATCGTGCTCGTCGGCCCCAACGGCGCCGGCAAGTCCACGCTCCTCAAGATTCTCGCCGGTGTCGTGCCCATCCAGGGCGGCGAGATCAACCTCGGCAGCAACGTGGTGCCCGGCTACTTCGCCCAGAACCGCGCGGACAACCTCAAGCTCGACCTCACCGTGTTCGAGAACGTGATGGAGCTCCGCACGAACGAGAACCAGCTCACCGAGCAGCAGGCGCGCGCCGTGCTCGGCGGCTTCCTCTTCCGCAAGGACGACGTCCACAAGAAGGTCTCGGTGCTCTCCGGCGGCGAGAAGTCCCGCCTCGCGCTGGCCCGCCTCCTCGTCAATCCGCCCAATCTGCTCCTGATGGACGAGCCCACGACCCACCTCGACATCCCGTCGATCGACGCGCTGGTCAACGCGCTCAAGAGCTACGAGGGCACGTTCATCTTCATCAGCCACGACGTGTATTTCATCCGCGCGCTTGCGCAGACCGTCCTGCACGTCCACTCCGGCCGGCTCACGCCCTACGCCGGCAACTACGACTACTACCTGGAGAAGTCCAAGGCCGGCAACGCCCGCGCCGCGCTGACCGCCGGCTTCACCGACGCCCGCCCTGTGCAGAAGACAGAGGTCCGAGGTCAGAAGTCAGCCGAGCCCAAGGCCAGCAAACCCAATCCCGCCGAGATCAAGAAACTCCGCACCGAGGTCGGCCACCTCGAGGAGAAGGTCGCGCAACTCGAGACCAAGCAGAACGAGCTCACCTCCGAACTCGAGGCGCCCGAGACCTATGCCTCACCCGGCAAGGCCCAGCACCTGAACCGCGAACTTTCCGTCATTGTCGACCAGCTGCAGGCAGCGACCTCCGCGTGGGAAACCGCCGCCGCCCGGCTGGCCGAGCTGGAAAAAGCCTGA
- a CDS encoding histidine kinase codes for MTAAPVIDAAAKLQRAKERLYVLCQVGGWGTYLTSQLVFSRAFADKTVSPGRDPLTEAAIIVMVVLMGVVLTHYARPFMTRWGWQQLGWRALLPRVLLMSVVLSVLWSAVGYGYVYGVVCVAWTSKYSPWLVFLASCLYGGGMLFGWLCLYFFYHIFERLNRLQVDQLRLAASVKEAELRALKSQVNPHFLFNSLNSLRALIDEDAPRAREAVTRLANMLRYSLQSGQQETVSLDEEIRIVEDYLALEQIRHESRLRVRWEVAAEARLLNVPPMLLQTLVENAVKYGISTRREGGELVISARIDGAALNIRVSNPGDLGAPTSAAAARAGSSTGVGLRNASERLKLLFGDRATLSLLAEPAGCVTADVLIPLNPPAR; via the coding sequence ATGACCGCTGCCCCCGTGATCGATGCTGCCGCCAAATTGCAGCGGGCGAAGGAGCGGCTCTATGTGTTGTGCCAGGTCGGCGGCTGGGGCACGTATCTGACCTCGCAGTTGGTTTTTTCGCGGGCGTTCGCCGACAAGACGGTCTCGCCCGGTCGCGACCCGCTGACGGAGGCCGCAATCATAGTGATGGTGGTCCTGATGGGCGTGGTGCTCACGCATTATGCCCGGCCGTTCATGACCCGGTGGGGCTGGCAGCAGCTGGGCTGGCGGGCGCTCCTGCCCCGGGTGCTCCTGATGAGCGTGGTGCTCTCGGTCCTGTGGAGCGCGGTGGGTTATGGCTATGTCTACGGCGTGGTCTGTGTGGCCTGGACCTCCAAATACAGCCCGTGGCTGGTTTTCCTGGCCAGCTGCCTCTACGGCGGCGGCATGCTGTTCGGCTGGCTGTGCCTGTATTTTTTCTACCATATCTTCGAGCGGCTGAACCGCCTGCAGGTCGACCAGCTGCGCCTCGCCGCCAGCGTCAAGGAAGCCGAGCTGCGCGCCCTCAAATCCCAGGTCAACCCGCACTTCCTCTTCAACTCGCTCAACAGCCTGCGCGCCTTGATCGACGAGGATGCGCCGCGCGCCCGCGAGGCGGTCACGCGCCTCGCCAACATGCTGCGCTACTCCCTGCAGTCGGGCCAGCAGGAGACGGTGTCGCTCGACGAGGAGATCCGCATCGTCGAGGACTACCTGGCGCTGGAGCAGATCCGCCATGAGAGCCGCCTGCGCGTCCGGTGGGAGGTCGCCGCCGAGGCGCGCCTGCTCAACGTGCCGCCGATGCTGCTGCAAACCCTGGTGGAAAACGCCGTCAAATACGGCATCAGCACGCGCCGGGAGGGCGGCGAGCTGGTGATCTCGGCCCGGATCGACGGCGCCGCCCTCAACATCCGCGTCTCCAATCCCGGCGACCTCGGCGCGCCCACGAGCGCGGCGGCCGCCCGCGCGGGTTCCTCCACCGGCGTCGGCCTGCGCAACGCCTCCGAGCGCCTGAAGCTCCTCTTTGGCGACCGGGCGACGCTCAGCCTGCTGGCCGAGCCGGCCGGCTGTGTCACCGCCGACGTCCTGATCCCGCTGAACCCCCCCGCCCGATGA
- a CDS encoding ribokinase has product MKSSVVVVGSFVQDLAFYTKNFPRPGETVVGDFRPGPGGKGFNQAVAAARAGIPTLFIGAVGPDAAGAGARQFARTAGLHLHLVEKPKHATGAAVVTVNGAGQNHIIISLGANLGLKPRDIPAPLLAPAQVVVCQGESAYATVGHVLRTARRNGAITVFNPAPMRPEFDPAVLRHTEVLIPNESEFAALVKQCPSCAALLRTAPFNAGGEFTEATLHALSPEALHRLCRCLQVPVVIVTLGARGCFVSQPDVYLRIRAHDVEVVDTAGAGDGFVGGFAAGLVKFKHNIFEAAHYASAVAALSVMQPGTAPSMPIAREIARFLKKRDHR; this is encoded by the coding sequence ATGAAATCCTCGGTCGTCGTCGTCGGCAGCTTTGTCCAGGACCTGGCGTTCTACACGAAAAACTTTCCGCGGCCGGGCGAGACCGTGGTCGGCGACTTCCGGCCCGGGCCCGGCGGCAAGGGCTTCAACCAGGCCGTCGCCGCCGCGCGCGCCGGCATCCCCACCCTGTTCATCGGCGCCGTCGGGCCCGATGCGGCCGGCGCCGGCGCCCGGCAGTTCGCCCGCACCGCCGGCCTCCATCTGCACCTGGTCGAAAAACCCAAGCACGCCACCGGCGCGGCGGTCGTCACCGTCAACGGCGCGGGCCAGAACCACATCATCATCTCCCTCGGCGCCAACCTCGGCCTCAAGCCGCGCGACATCCCGGCGCCGCTGCTCGCACCCGCCCAGGTTGTCGTCTGCCAGGGCGAGTCCGCTTACGCCACCGTCGGCCACGTGCTGCGCACCGCCCGCCGCAACGGCGCCATCACCGTCTTCAATCCCGCGCCGATGCGGCCCGAGTTCGATCCCGCCGTGCTCCGGCACACCGAGGTCCTCATTCCCAACGAGAGTGAGTTCGCCGCCCTCGTGAAACAGTGCCCGTCCTGCGCCGCGCTGCTGCGCACGGCGCCCTTCAACGCCGGCGGCGAGTTCACCGAGGCCACGCTGCATGCGCTCAGCCCCGAGGCCCTGCACCGGCTCTGCCGCTGCCTGCAGGTGCCGGTGGTCATCGTCACGCTCGGCGCCCGCGGCTGCTTCGTCTCCCAGCCGGACGTCTACCTGCGCATCCGCGCCCACGACGTCGAGGTGGTGGACACCGCCGGCGCCGGGGACGGGTTTGTCGGCGGCTTCGCCGCCGGGCTCGTGAAGTTCAAGCACAACATCTTCGAGGCCGCCCACTATGCCAGCGCCGTGGCCGCCCTGTCCGTCATGCAGCCGGGCACCGCGCCTTCCATGCCCATCGCCCGCGAGATCGCCCGCTTCCTCAAGAAGCGCGACCACCGCTAG
- a CDS encoding response regulator: protein MKALLVDDERLARNELRRLLAAHADIQIVGEAVDVEDALTKVGTLRPELLFLDVQMPGADGFSLLEQLEPPLPQVIFTTAYDEFAVKAFEFSALDYLLKPVDPNRLVAALEKLRPRGSAAPFAPGTASHRLTLEDKVFVREGDRCWFVPVKNLRLLESEGNYTRLYFDDQKPQLFRSLTAMEERLDAKSFFRANRKQVINLAWVEGIEPWFSGGLLVKLKGGMKVELSRRQAQDFRDRMSL from the coding sequence ATGAAAGCCCTCCTCGTCGACGACGAGCGCCTGGCGCGCAACGAACTCCGCCGTCTGCTGGCGGCCCACGCCGACATCCAGATCGTCGGCGAGGCCGTGGACGTGGAGGACGCGCTGACCAAGGTGGGCACCCTCAGGCCGGAGCTGCTCTTTCTCGACGTGCAGATGCCCGGAGCCGACGGTTTCAGCCTGCTCGAGCAGCTCGAGCCGCCGCTCCCGCAGGTGATCTTCACCACGGCCTACGACGAGTTTGCCGTGAAGGCCTTCGAGTTCAGCGCGCTCGACTACCTGCTGAAGCCCGTCGATCCCAACCGCCTCGTGGCCGCGCTGGAGAAGCTCCGCCCGCGCGGCAGCGCGGCGCCGTTCGCGCCGGGCACCGCGTCGCACCGCCTGACGCTGGAGGACAAGGTTTTCGTCCGCGAGGGCGACCGCTGCTGGTTCGTGCCGGTGAAGAACCTCCGGCTGCTCGAGTCCGAGGGCAACTACACCCGCCTGTATTTCGACGACCAGAAGCCGCAGCTTTTCCGCTCGCTCACCGCGATGGAGGAACGGCTCGACGCGAAGAGCTTTTTCCGCGCCAACCGCAAGCAGGTCATCAATCTCGCCTGGGTCGAGGGCATCGAGCCCTGGTTCAGCGGCGGCCTGCTCGTGAAGCTCAAGGGCGGAATGAAGGTTGAGCTTTCCCGGCGCCAGGCGCAGGACTTCCGCGACCGCATGAGCCTATGA
- a CDS encoding ATP-binding cassette domain-containing protein translates to MIEAHNLTKTFKDKKRGVITAVDNVSFTCRPGQIYGLLGANGAGKTTTLRLLATLLQPTSGTATLAGHDAATAPDAVRANVGFLAASTALYGRLTAREMITYFGELNGLTEAAIKARIKQLADELDMHEFLDRRCEKFSTGMKQKTSIARTLIHDPAVMIFDEPTLGLDVMTARSIVKFVRECRNRGKTVIYSTHIMSEVEKLCDTVGIIHDGRLVAEGTLDDLRRRFGETDTEEMFVKAVGGEAALVAAANK, encoded by the coding sequence ATGATCGAAGCCCACAACCTGACCAAGACGTTCAAGGACAAGAAGCGCGGGGTCATCACCGCGGTGGACAATGTGTCCTTCACCTGCCGCCCCGGACAGATCTACGGCCTGCTCGGCGCCAACGGCGCGGGCAAGACCACCACGCTCCGCCTGCTGGCCACGCTGCTGCAACCCACGAGCGGCACGGCGACTCTCGCCGGGCACGACGCCGCGACCGCCCCCGACGCGGTGCGCGCCAACGTCGGCTTCCTCGCCGCCAGCACCGCGCTCTACGGCCGCCTGACCGCCCGCGAGATGATCACGTATTTCGGCGAACTCAACGGCCTCACCGAGGCCGCCATCAAGGCCCGGATCAAGCAGCTGGCCGACGAGCTCGACATGCACGAGTTCCTCGACCGCCGCTGCGAGAAATTCTCCACCGGCATGAAGCAGAAGACCTCCATCGCCCGCACGCTCATCCACGACCCGGCGGTGATGATCTTTGACGAGCCCACGCTCGGGCTCGACGTCATGACCGCGCGGTCGATCGTCAAGTTTGTCCGCGAGTGCCGCAACCGCGGCAAGACCGTCATCTACTCCACCCACATCATGAGCGAGGTCGAGAAGCTCTGTGACACGGTTGGCATCATCCATGACGGCCGTCTGGTCGCAGAAGGGACGCTCGACGACCTCCGCCGGCGCTTCGGTGAGACCGACACCGAGGAGATGTTCGTCAAGGCCGTGGGCGGCGAAGCCGCACTGGTCGCCGCCGCCAACAAATAA
- a CDS encoding PAS domain S-box protein, translated as MSGWFTQNTDYLVFLVLVASLWLGLGLWLHRTGRLASLPKITWLLLAVVAGGGWWAVNRAGYDAQGNIRRQVELLVPYYVQEMQQAGHARLADNPPPGDALYEKLIQMEINWLKLNPAIADVYTFRRRADGAIFLLADSETDYDHNGRIASARGQRTPPGEIYEGLTPALNRAFRGELIFDEDIVEDRRGRWVSVFAPLRNASGLVEAVLGVDFDATQWLEQRTRARLMTLWFLGGAILLFTGPALLVTVLRHDLQRRRQVEVQLREQAEVRRIIFDHAPGGIALADLNNRLLEVNDALCTMLGYRRDELLQLSFVQITHPDDVGKNLTLNRQITSGEIRVGQLEKRYIRKDGSVIHAALSVGLARDEQGAPRFFVGQVTDITERRQVESELHLRQKQLAAILAHAPIILFATDLQGIYTLCEGAALTAIGYQPGAAVGQSIFDRYAARPDILGDIRRALAGESLAIQREINGVIFEGRCMPQREADGRITGMIGITIDVTDRVAAAREREKIEHKLLEVQKLESLGVLAGGVAHDFNNLLTAIMGNTSLARQSLPPGSPLTGNLDQVEQASQLAAGLCQQLLAYAGRSRLDPQITDLNTLVRETTDLLRLSIGNHAQLRLNLAPDLPGLMADPAQIRQVLLNIVQNAAEAIGRRDGVITLTTRVLAVDAAWLAEASSGRELPPAAYVCLEVTDNGPGLDRAARSRVFDPFFSTKGSGRGLGLAAALGIMRSHKGALRLVSEPGQGATFTLAFPPNARPAPKSVASAPSAPTWRSSGTVLIVDDEQAVRATAAQMIAFFGFTVKQAESGQQALDFLRQRGSRFDLVLLDLTMPGMDGYATFTALRQLQPDQRIVVFSGYSAQDAQQRFAGQNLNGFLQKPFSTDSLRDVLREATLN; from the coding sequence ATGAGCGGCTGGTTCACCCAAAATACCGACTACCTGGTGTTCCTCGTCCTGGTGGCCAGCCTGTGGCTGGGGCTGGGCCTGTGGCTGCACCGCACCGGCCGGCTGGCGTCCCTGCCCAAGATCACCTGGTTGTTGCTGGCCGTGGTGGCCGGCGGTGGGTGGTGGGCGGTAAACCGCGCGGGTTACGACGCCCAGGGCAACATCCGCCGGCAGGTCGAGCTGCTGGTGCCCTACTACGTGCAGGAAATGCAGCAGGCCGGCCATGCGCGCCTGGCCGACAACCCGCCTCCCGGCGATGCCCTGTATGAAAAGCTGATCCAGATGGAAATCAACTGGCTCAAGCTCAACCCCGCCATCGCCGACGTCTACACCTTCCGACGGCGCGCCGATGGGGCGATCTTCCTGCTGGCGGACTCGGAGACGGACTACGACCACAACGGCCGCATCGCGAGCGCGCGCGGACAGCGTACCCCGCCGGGGGAGATTTACGAAGGCCTCACCCCTGCGCTCAACCGCGCGTTCCGGGGCGAACTCATCTTTGACGAGGACATCGTCGAGGACCGCCGGGGCCGGTGGGTCAGCGTGTTTGCCCCTTTGCGCAACGCCAGCGGCCTGGTCGAGGCCGTCCTCGGCGTGGATTTTGACGCCACCCAGTGGCTGGAGCAGCGCACCCGGGCCCGCCTCATGACCCTGTGGTTTCTGGGCGGCGCGATCCTCCTCTTCACCGGCCCCGCCCTGCTCGTCACCGTCCTGCGGCACGACCTGCAGCGGCGCCGTCAGGTCGAGGTGCAGTTGCGCGAGCAAGCCGAGGTGCGACGCATAATTTTCGATCACGCCCCGGGCGGGATCGCCCTGGCCGACCTGAACAACCGCCTCCTCGAGGTCAACGACGCCCTCTGCACCATGCTGGGCTACCGGCGGGACGAGTTGCTGCAGCTGAGCTTCGTGCAGATCACCCACCCGGACGATGTGGGAAAAAACCTGACGCTGAACCGGCAGATCACTTCCGGCGAAATCCGGGTGGGCCAGCTGGAAAAGCGCTACATCCGCAAGGACGGCTCCGTCATCCATGCCGCGCTCAGCGTCGGCCTCGCCCGGGACGAACAGGGGGCGCCGCGGTTTTTCGTGGGGCAGGTCACCGACATCACCGAGCGCCGGCAGGTCGAGTCCGAGTTGCATCTCCGCCAGAAGCAGCTCGCCGCCATCCTCGCGCACGCGCCGATCATCCTCTTCGCGACCGACCTGCAGGGGATCTACACCCTGTGCGAGGGGGCCGCCCTGACGGCGATCGGCTACCAGCCGGGCGCGGCCGTGGGCCAGTCGATTTTCGACCGCTACGCCGCCCGGCCGGACATCCTCGGCGACATTCGCCGCGCGCTCGCCGGCGAGTCCCTCGCGATCCAGCGTGAAATCAACGGCGTGATCTTCGAGGGTCGTTGCATGCCCCAACGCGAGGCGGACGGACGCATCACCGGCATGATCGGCATCACCATCGATGTCACCGACCGCGTGGCCGCGGCGCGGGAGCGGGAGAAGATCGAGCACAAGCTGCTCGAGGTGCAGAAGCTTGAGAGCCTGGGGGTGCTCGCCGGCGGCGTCGCCCACGACTTCAACAACCTCCTCACCGCCATCATGGGCAACACCAGCCTGGCGCGGCAGTCCCTCCCACCCGGCTCGCCGCTGACCGGCAATCTGGACCAGGTCGAGCAGGCCTCGCAGCTCGCCGCCGGACTGTGCCAGCAGTTGCTCGCCTATGCCGGTCGCAGTCGCCTCGACCCGCAGATAACGGACCTCAACACGCTGGTCCGCGAGACCACCGACCTGCTCCGCCTCTCCATCGGCAATCACGCCCAGCTCCGGCTCAACCTGGCCCCGGACCTGCCGGGCCTCATGGCCGACCCGGCCCAGATCCGGCAGGTGTTGCTCAACATCGTGCAGAACGCCGCCGAGGCCATCGGCCGCCGCGACGGCGTGATCACGCTGACCACCCGCGTCCTGGCGGTGGATGCCGCCTGGCTGGCCGAGGCCAGCAGCGGCCGGGAGCTGCCGCCCGCCGCCTATGTCTGCCTCGAGGTGACCGACAACGGCCCGGGTCTGGACCGCGCGGCGCGGTCCCGGGTGTTCGATCCTTTTTTCTCCACCAAGGGCAGCGGCCGGGGGCTCGGGCTGGCCGCGGCCCTCGGCATCATGCGCAGTCACAAGGGCGCGCTCCGGCTGGTGAGCGAGCCCGGGCAGGGCGCCACCTTCACGCTGGCCTTCCCGCCCAATGCCAGGCCCGCCCCCAAGTCCGTGGCCTCCGCCCCGTCCGCCCCCACCTGGCGCAGCAGCGGCACCGTGCTCATCGTCGATGACGAGCAGGCGGTGCGCGCCACCGCCGCCCAGATGATCGCCTTCTTCGGCTTCACCGTGAAGCAGGCCGAGTCCGGCCAGCAAGCGCTGGATTTTCTCCGTCAGCGCGGCAGCCGCTTCGACCTCGTGCTGCTGGACCTGACCATGCCGGGGATGGACGGCTACGCGACTTTCACCGCGCTCCGCCAGCTGCAGCCCGACCAGCGCATCGTGGTCTTCAGCGGCTACAGCGCCCAGGACGCCCAACAGCGCTTTGCCGGCCAGAACCTGAACGGTTTCCTCCAGAAACCCTTCAGCACCGACTCGCTCCGCGACGTCCTGCGCGAGGCCACCCTGAACTGA